A DNA window from Nitratidesulfovibrio sp. contains the following coding sequences:
- the purU gene encoding formyltetrahydrofolate deformylase encodes MASPYILTISCPDRIGIVATVSTFLAVQRCNILDSAQFGDRESKRFFLRIHFEMPADGPGRPELERLFAGVAATFDMEWQLFDAGSTARILVLVSRFGHCLNDIMFRCETGALNATIPAIVSNHHDFQRIAEMHDIPFHYLPISKENKAEQEERIAKIIDEQSIDLVVLARYMQILSPEFCARFKGRVINIHHSFLPSFKGASPYHQAFARGVKLIGATAHYVTENLDEGPIIEQEVARVDHSHMPDDLVAVGRDVECLALARAVRFHIEHRVLLNGSKTVVFR; translated from the coding sequence ATGGCCTCTCCGTACATCCTGACCATCTCCTGCCCCGACCGCATCGGCATCGTGGCCACGGTTTCCACCTTTCTCGCCGTGCAGCGCTGCAACATTCTGGACAGCGCCCAGTTCGGCGACCGCGAAAGCAAGCGCTTCTTCCTGCGCATCCATTTCGAAATGCCCGCCGACGGCCCCGGTCGCCCGGAACTGGAACGGCTGTTCGCGGGCGTGGCCGCCACCTTTGACATGGAGTGGCAGCTCTTCGACGCGGGCAGTACCGCGCGTATCTTGGTGCTGGTCTCGCGCTTCGGGCACTGTCTGAACGACATCATGTTCCGCTGCGAGACGGGCGCGCTGAACGCCACCATCCCGGCCATCGTCTCCAACCACCACGATTTCCAGCGCATCGCCGAGATGCACGACATTCCCTTCCACTACCTGCCCATTTCCAAGGAAAACAAGGCAGAGCAGGAAGAACGCATCGCCAAAATCATCGATGAACAATCCATCGATCTCGTGGTGCTGGCCCGGTACATGCAAATCCTTTCGCCGGAATTCTGCGCCCGGTTCAAGGGGCGGGTGATCAACATCCACCACTCCTTCCTGCCCAGCTTCAAGGGGGCCTCGCCCTATCACCAGGCCTTCGCGCGCGGGGTAAAGCTGATCGGCGCCACCGCCCACTATGTCACCGAAAACCTGGACGAAGGCCCGATCATCGAGCAGGAAGTGGCACGGGTGGACCATTCGCACATGCCCGACGACCTGGTGGCCGTGGGCCGTGACGTGGAATGCCTGGCCCTGGCGCGGGCCGTGCGCTTTCACATCGAGCACCGGGTGCTGCTGAATG
- the hrpB gene encoding ATP-dependent helicase HrpB — translation MSASLPFDASAHPAVHPLVHPLVQLLATGTVLPGAPAVPPLPVDAELPRLLRALSEGARAVLQAPPGAGKTTRVPLALLAAPWLEGRKVVLLEPRRLAARAAARRMAATLGEAVGDTVGYRMRLDTRVGPRTRVEVVTEGVLTRMLQTDPELADVGCVIFDEFHERSLHADLGLALCLDCQEGLRPDLRLVVMSATLDCGPVATLLEGCPVIESAGRAFPVDTRHLPPARNWLPYETTPPGVLEDAVADAVRRALHEEPGSLLVFLPGAGEIRRTAERLARLADTPHAPVAVHALYGDLAPELQDAAIAPALSGTRKVVLATAIAETSLTIDGVRVVIDAGLARVPRFDPRSGMSRLVTERVSLAGADQRRGRAGRTGPGVCWRLWREGEEATLRPFARPEILDADLAPLLLELAQWGVPEASALRWLDGPPQANLTQARELLTLLGALDAAGRITPHGRRVAVLPLHPRLAHMVVRAGELRLGATACCVAALLEERDPLRDAGADLRQRVALLAGDGCGAGNGPMLTRLREAARQVARLAGVDLGAAGSRGKAARQGARPDPEATGEVLALAYPDRVAEGRGQGLFRLSCGRGAYLPPEDPLSRESFLAVGDMDGDAARGRIRRCAPLSRQHIEEAFAASIVAGAFVVWDDRAEAVAARRQRRLGALVLDDAPHDAADPEAVTAAVVAGIRSIGLQCLPWTPELEQWRARVALLRGLEAGAAGGEPGRTAEVGEPGRTLGAGAAGRTADDAPPAPSFPGESASPNESASMDLLICPHLSIWPDVSDGALLAGLEHWLAPYLSGITRRTQFSRIDLAGALAALLPWELTRRLDAEAPERIEVPSGSQVLVDYAAEGGPVLAVKLQEMFGARETPRVGGGRVPVVVHLLSPAGRPLQVTRDLAGFWRTGYPAVRAEMRGRYPKHPWPEDPLAAPPTRLTTRRMQQAATAGAAPGNGGGNTSGKDGGIGGGKGGGRTR, via the coding sequence ATGTCCGCATCTCTTCCTTTCGACGCTTCGGCACATCCCGCCGTCCACCCGCTCGTCCACCCGCTCGTCCAGCTGCTGGCCACCGGCACGGTGCTGCCGGGCGCACCGGCAGTGCCCCCCCTTCCGGTGGACGCCGAACTGCCGCGCCTGCTGCGCGCGCTGTCCGAGGGCGCGCGCGCGGTGTTGCAGGCTCCCCCTGGCGCGGGCAAGACCACCCGCGTGCCGCTGGCCCTGCTGGCGGCCCCGTGGCTGGAAGGGCGCAAGGTGGTGCTGCTGGAGCCCCGGCGACTGGCCGCGCGGGCTGCGGCCCGGCGCATGGCCGCCACCCTGGGCGAGGCGGTGGGCGACACCGTGGGCTACCGCATGCGTCTGGATACCCGCGTCGGGCCGCGCACTCGGGTGGAAGTCGTAACCGAAGGCGTGCTGACGCGCATGCTCCAGACCGACCCGGAACTGGCCGACGTGGGGTGCGTGATCTTTGACGAATTTCACGAACGCAGCCTGCACGCGGACCTTGGCCTTGCCCTGTGCCTGGACTGTCAGGAAGGGCTGCGGCCGGACCTGCGGCTGGTGGTCATGTCGGCCACGCTGGACTGCGGCCCGGTGGCAACGCTGCTGGAGGGTTGTCCGGTCATTGAAAGCGCGGGGCGCGCCTTTCCGGTGGATACCCGCCACCTGCCGCCCGCGCGCAACTGGCTGCCCTACGAGACTACGCCGCCAGGCGTGCTGGAGGACGCGGTGGCCGACGCCGTACGCCGCGCCCTGCACGAGGAGCCGGGCAGCCTGCTGGTGTTCCTGCCGGGGGCCGGGGAAATCCGGCGTACGGCGGAAAGGCTGGCGAGGCTGGCAGACACGCCGCACGCCCCGGTAGCCGTGCATGCCCTGTACGGCGATCTGGCCCCGGAACTTCAGGACGCGGCCATAGCCCCCGCGCTGTCCGGTACGCGCAAGGTGGTGCTGGCCACGGCCATAGCCGAGACCAGCCTGACCATCGACGGCGTGCGGGTGGTCATCGACGCCGGTCTTGCGCGGGTGCCGCGCTTTGATCCGCGTTCCGGCATGTCGCGCCTTGTGACCGAACGGGTGTCGCTGGCCGGGGCGGACCAGCGCCGGGGCCGCGCCGGACGCACCGGGCCGGGCGTGTGCTGGCGGCTGTGGCGCGAGGGCGAGGAAGCAACGCTGCGCCCCTTTGCCCGCCCGGAGATTCTGGATGCCGACCTTGCCCCGCTGCTGCTGGAACTGGCCCAGTGGGGCGTGCCGGAGGCCTCGGCCCTGCGCTGGCTGGATGGGCCGCCGCAGGCCAACCTGACCCAGGCGCGCGAGTTGTTGACCCTGCTGGGCGCGCTGGACGCGGCAGGGCGCATCACACCGCATGGCAGGCGGGTGGCCGTGCTGCCGTTGCATCCGCGTCTGGCGCACATGGTGGTGCGGGCCGGGGAACTGAGGCTTGGCGCCACGGCCTGCTGCGTGGCGGCCCTGCTGGAGGAGCGCGACCCGTTGCGCGATGCCGGGGCGGACCTGCGGCAGCGTGTGGCCCTGCTGGCCGGGGACGGGTGTGGCGCAGGCAACGGCCCCATGCTGACCCGTCTGCGCGAGGCTGCCCGCCAGGTGGCCCGGCTGGCCGGTGTGGACCTTGGTGCTGCCGGAAGCCGGGGGAAGGCGGCACGGCAGGGCGCGCGGCCCGACCCGGAGGCCACCGGCGAGGTGCTGGCCCTGGCCTATCCGGACCGGGTGGCCGAGGGGCGCGGGCAGGGACTGTTCCGCCTGTCCTGCGGGCGCGGGGCCTATCTGCCGCCGGAAGACCCGCTGTCGCGCGAATCCTTTCTGGCCGTGGGCGACATGGACGGCGACGCGGCGCGCGGGCGCATCCGGCGATGCGCGCCGCTGTCGCGGCAGCACATCGAGGAGGCGTTCGCCGCATCCATCGTTGCGGGGGCCTTCGTGGTCTGGGATGACCGGGCCGAGGCCGTGGCCGCGCGACGGCAGCGGCGGCTGGGCGCGCTGGTGCTGGACGACGCCCCGCACGACGCGGCGGACCCGGAGGCGGTGACGGCGGCGGTGGTGGCGGGTATCCGTTCCATCGGGCTGCAGTGCCTGCCGTGGACGCCGGAACTGGAGCAATGGCGCGCGCGGGTGGCCTTGCTGCGCGGGCTGGAAGCGGGTGCAGCGGGGGGCGAACCGGGCAGGACAGCGGAAGTGGGGGAGCCAGGGCGGACGTTGGGAGCGGGCGCAGCGGGCCGGACAGCGGATGATGCGCCGCCCGCGCCATCCTTTCCGGGCGAGTCTGCCAGTCCGAACGAGTCTGCCAGTATGGACCTGCTTATCTGTCCGCACCTGTCCATCTGGCCTGACGTGTCCGATGGGGCCCTGCTGGCCGGGCTGGAGCACTGGCTGGCGCCGTATCTGTCCGGCATTACCCGGCGTACGCAGTTTTCGCGCATCGACCTTGCGGGCGCGCTGGCGGCCCTGCTGCCGTGGGAACTGACGCGGCGGCTGGACGCCGAGGCCCCGGAACGCATCGAGGTGCCGTCCGGCTCGCAGGTGCTGGTGGATTACGCGGCGGAAGGCGGCCCGGTGCTGGCGGTGAAGTTGCAGGAAATGTTCGGCGCGCGGGAAACGCCCCGCGTGGGCGGGGGGCGCGTGCCGGTGGTGGTGCACCTGCTGTCGCCCGCCGGGCGACCATTGCAGGTCACGCGGGACCTGGCCGGATTCTGGCGCACGGGGTATCCTGCGGTGCGGGCGGAGATGCGGGGCCGCTACCCCAAGCACCCCTGGCCGGAAGACCCGTTGGCCGCACCACCCACCCGGCTGACCACGCGGCGCATGCAGCAGGCAGCCACGGCGGGCGCAGCGCCGGGAAATGGCGGCGGCAACACCAGCGGGAAGGATGGCGGAATTGGCGGCGGCAAGGGCGGGGGACGCACCCGCTGA
- a CDS encoding addiction module antidote protein codes for MTKIARFDAAEFLDSEEAIAAYLSAALEDPNPDVFLVAVADVAKARGMSQLAKDAGLGRESLYKTLAPGAQPRYGTIVKLLGAMGVSLQAKPKVAA; via the coding sequence ATGACTAAGATTGCCAGATTCGATGCCGCCGAATTTCTCGACAGCGAAGAAGCCATCGCCGCATACCTTTCGGCAGCGCTCGAAGACCCGAACCCGGATGTGTTCCTTGTGGCGGTTGCCGACGTGGCCAAGGCCCGTGGCATGAGTCAGCTTGCCAAGGACGCGGGCCTTGGCCGTGAGAGCCTGTACAAGACCCTCGCACCTGGGGCGCAGCCTCGCTACGGGACCATCGTCAAGCTGCTCGGGGCCATGGGCGTTTCGCTTCAGGCCAAGCCCAAGGTGGCTGCCTGA
- a CDS encoding type I restriction endonuclease: MDFRERIYSLASRIAELRPHTCTEEATKNALILPFLQALGYDTFDPRVVEPEFTADVGTKKGEKVDYAVKRDGQPVMLIEAKCCGTLLDQGKASQLLRYFHTTKSARIGILTDGVIYKFFSDLDQPNVMDATPFMTFDFAAIEDALIPELKKLANDRFDIEATLSAAQDLKHIRQLKGLLAKEMREPSDELVKYFARDVHTGQLRANVVECYRDKLRLAFQHHVNDIINERLQTAMQGNAYPEPVEPCEEAPESPAGRQIETTQEELEAFYAIKSILRDVIPPERIFMRDAQTYCAILLDDNNRKPICRLHFNGKQKYLGLFDENKKETRHPVDGVDGLYGFADVLRVGVI, translated from the coding sequence ATGGATTTTCGTGAACGGATTTACTCGTTGGCTTCGCGGATAGCAGAACTGCGTCCGCATACCTGTACCGAAGAGGCGACGAAGAACGCGCTTATCCTGCCGTTCCTGCAAGCCCTTGGGTACGACACCTTCGACCCGCGCGTGGTCGAACCCGAATTTACCGCCGACGTGGGCACCAAGAAGGGCGAGAAGGTCGATTACGCCGTGAAGCGTGACGGCCAGCCCGTCATGCTCATAGAGGCCAAGTGCTGCGGCACCCTCTTGGACCAGGGCAAGGCCAGCCAGCTTCTGCGCTACTTTCACACCACCAAGAGCGCCCGTATCGGCATCCTTACCGACGGCGTCATCTACAAATTCTTTTCGGACCTCGACCAGCCCAACGTCATGGACGCAACGCCGTTCATGACGTTTGATTTTGCGGCCATAGAGGATGCCCTGATCCCCGAGCTGAAGAAGCTGGCAAATGATCGCTTCGACATCGAGGCCACCCTGTCGGCCGCGCAGGACCTGAAGCACATCCGCCAGTTGAAGGGCCTGCTGGCCAAGGAAATGCGCGAGCCGTCGGACGAACTGGTGAAGTACTTCGCCCGCGACGTGCATACCGGCCAACTGCGGGCCAACGTGGTGGAGTGCTACCGCGACAAGCTGCGCCTCGCCTTCCAGCACCACGTCAACGACATCATCAACGAGCGCCTCCAGACGGCCATGCAGGGTAACGCCTATCCCGAGCCTGTCGAGCCTTGCGAAGAGGCCCCGGAGTCCCCGGCAGGGCGGCAGATCGAAACCACGCAGGAAGAACTGGAAGCCTTCTACGCCATCAAGTCCATTCTCCGCGACGTGATCCCGCCGGAGCGCATCTTTATGCGCGACGCGCAGACCTACTGCGCCATTCTGCTGGACGACAACAACCGCAAGCCCATCTGCCGCCTGCACTTCAACGGCAAGCAGAAGTATCTGGGCCTGTTCGACGAGAACAAGAAGGAAACCCGTCACCCCGTGGATGGTGTGGATGGGCTGTACGGGTTTGCGGATGTGTTGCGAGTTGGCGTGATTTAA
- the infA gene encoding translation initiation factor IF-1 yields the protein MAKDDYFEVAGVVQEALPSTLFRVELETGHTVLSHLCGKMRKFRIRILPGDKVRVAMSPYDLTKGRIVFRER from the coding sequence ATGGCCAAGGACGACTATTTCGAAGTGGCAGGCGTGGTGCAGGAAGCCCTGCCCAGCACGCTGTTCCGTGTGGAACTGGAAACGGGCCACACCGTGCTTAGCCACCTGTGCGGCAAGATGCGCAAGTTCCGCATCCGCATTCTGCCCGGTGACAAGGTGCGTGTCGCCATGTCCCCCTACGACCTGACCAAGGGCCGCATCGTTTTCCGCGAACGCTAG
- a CDS encoding DNA/RNA helicase domain-containing protein has translation MSVFCEISCIDSHILRELIHVHKEICSQPPSAEQVRAWEGSIEILKRLCPQLPAEYSLIFEFVLPRERGRRPDVILLSQNVAYVFEFKESKTPGRAHVDQVAAYCRDLAEYHAGSRGKRIVPLLVMAGAEGLRKQSGDVRIYSPDTLEQDIAQIVDCTDPPGDVAAFLEGDYEPLPSLVHAAKLLFEKEPLPQIRRAESVGIPDTLQVLHEYAGRALQAGEKVLALVTGVPGSGKTLVGLQFTYDQSEQGANNAVFLSGNGPLVELLQYALKNKIFVQDVHGFLKQYGGGSTRIPRERIWIYDEAQRAWDDERAKDKRGPQALSEPNDFARLASRVDGGVMIIGLIGEGQEIHLGEEAGISQWNDALAAVPDDWTVVCPPHVAHVFTSAKQCVPEGLLNLSASLCTHRALGLQEWVRLLLDGKLAQTHVLAGTLREDLFPVYVTRNVESTKKHARERYLGNLGRRFGLLASSKAKNLADHGIPNDYAATKRVRKGPWFSDDPDHPGSCCQLDSVAAEFACQGLELDFPIVAWGDDLTWNGVAWASPPGGRSKAKNPHQLRLNSYRVLLTRGRDGMVIFVPAGKEMDASFEALVTAGCAVM, from the coding sequence TTGTCTGTTTTTTGCGAAATATCCTGCATAGATTCCCATATTCTGCGTGAGCTTATCCATGTTCATAAAGAAATCTGCTCCCAACCCCCTTCCGCCGAACAGGTCCGCGCGTGGGAAGGGTCCATTGAAATCTTAAAGCGGTTGTGTCCGCAGTTGCCGGCGGAATACTCGCTTATCTTCGAATTTGTCCTGCCAAGGGAACGGGGGCGTAGGCCAGACGTCATTCTGCTTTCGCAGAACGTGGCCTACGTTTTTGAGTTTAAAGAAAGCAAAACCCCAGGGCGGGCCCATGTGGACCAGGTGGCCGCCTATTGCCGAGACCTGGCAGAATACCATGCCGGCAGCCGCGGTAAGCGCATCGTCCCCTTGCTGGTCATGGCCGGGGCAGAGGGGCTGCGGAAGCAGTCCGGCGATGTCCGCATCTACAGTCCAGATACCCTAGAGCAAGACATCGCGCAGATTGTCGATTGCACAGATCCCCCGGGCGATGTCGCCGCCTTCCTGGAAGGGGATTACGAGCCCCTGCCCAGCCTGGTGCATGCTGCAAAGCTGCTGTTCGAAAAAGAACCCCTGCCCCAAATTCGCCGCGCAGAAAGCGTGGGCATTCCAGATACCCTGCAGGTGCTGCACGAATACGCCGGGCGCGCCCTGCAGGCTGGCGAAAAGGTGCTGGCGCTTGTTACCGGTGTGCCCGGCTCTGGCAAAACGCTGGTGGGCTTGCAGTTCACCTACGATCAAAGCGAGCAGGGCGCCAACAACGCCGTCTTTCTGTCTGGCAATGGCCCCCTGGTAGAGCTGCTGCAGTACGCCCTTAAGAACAAGATCTTCGTCCAGGACGTGCACGGCTTCCTCAAGCAGTATGGCGGCGGCAGCACGCGCATCCCGCGTGAACGCATCTGGATCTACGACGAGGCGCAGCGCGCCTGGGACGATGAGCGCGCCAAAGACAAGCGCGGCCCCCAGGCCCTTTCAGAGCCCAACGACTTCGCCCGGCTGGCCTCGCGCGTGGATGGCGGGGTGATGATCATCGGCCTGATCGGCGAAGGGCAAGAGATTCACCTTGGCGAAGAGGCTGGCATCTCGCAGTGGAACGACGCCCTGGCCGCCGTGCCCGACGACTGGACCGTGGTCTGCCCGCCGCACGTGGCCCACGTGTTCACCAGCGCAAAGCAGTGCGTGCCGGAAGGGCTGCTAAACCTTAGCGCCTCGTTGTGTACGCACCGCGCGTTAGGCCTGCAAGAGTGGGTGCGCCTGTTGCTGGATGGCAAGCTGGCCCAGACGCACGTGCTGGCCGGCACGCTGCGCGAAGACCTGTTCCCCGTCTACGTTACCCGCAACGTAGAATCTACAAAGAAGCACGCGCGCGAACGCTACCTCGGCAACCTAGGCCGCCGCTTCGGCCTGCTGGCATCGTCCAAGGCCAAGAACCTGGCCGATCACGGCATACCCAACGACTACGCAGCCACCAAGCGGGTGCGCAAAGGTCCCTGGTTCAGCGATGACCCGGACCACCCCGGCTCCTGCTGCCAACTGGATAGCGTGGCTGCCGAATTTGCCTGCCAAGGGCTAGAACTAGACTTTCCCATTGTTGCTTGGGGCGATGACCTTACCTGGAACGGCGTGGCCTGGGCTTCTCCCCCTGGCGGCCGATCCAAGGCCAAGAACCCGCACCAGCTGCGCCTTAATAGCTACCGCGTGCTGCTCACCCGTGGCCGCGATGGCATGGTGATCTTTGTGCCCGCGGGTAAAGAAATGGATGCCTCGTTCGAGGCGCTAGTGACCGCCGGTTGCGCGGTAATGTGA
- a CDS encoding RNA-binding protein codes for MSKKLYVGNLPFSSSESDLRALFSNHGEVQSVALIMDRETGRPRGFGFVEMDDDGARAAMEALDGRDFQGRSLKVNEAQERAPRQPRW; via the coding sequence ATGTCCAAGAAGCTCTACGTCGGCAACCTTCCCTTCTCCAGCAGCGAAAGCGACCTGCGCGCCCTGTTCTCCAACCACGGCGAAGTGCAGTCCGTCGCTCTGATCATGGACCGCGAAACCGGTCGTCCCCGTGGCTTCGGCTTCGTGGAAATGGACGACGACGGCGCCCGCGCCGCCATGGAAGCCCTTGACGGCCGCGACTTCCAGGGTCGCAGCCTGAAGGTGAACGAAGCGCAGGAACGCGCTCCCCGCCAGCCCCGCTGGTAG
- a CDS encoding AAA family ATPase — MDNIRIKNVRGLVDTKDIDIKPVTILLGRNGSGKSSFARCFPLMKQSCVENKKNPLVFNGQYVDFGDYNTAKSMFGGDIFVSFSINPKDIESEIIPSYLFDYVGEECLSYRIKFSATGERDNYISKICISSKSYKISLTVSESLRIREAKINGIDCSEFLSEFSIVPGMIVPMLCEGKRRVPFMWLSETSTPVKAFVDIVREHCHQRVSKGSILSMIYKFTPVSNREILDFLKGYELGQVWRSKVQGWTVKKLEFLRIRKILLSVYAFRFMAHARVTFELAMDNVEYLAPLRAMVQRYYRFDDSPVFRVSHDGSNVALFFHGMSDEDREKFTNWTQKYFKIQFASHSAYGHVSLFVSLDGETPQNVVDSGFGYSQVLPVLLQMWSTLRPDKRSTFKGRVKKIIVIEQPELHMHPCMESLFADVVFTLAKSQDSHFMPHFIIETHSKEIVNRIGENIVSSPQMASEVALLLFEKKENGKSAVTRTEYSAEGYIKDWPVGFLSAE; from the coding sequence ATGGATAATATAAGGATTAAAAATGTGCGTGGACTCGTTGATACAAAAGACATTGATATAAAGCCAGTCACTATTTTGCTCGGAAGAAATGGTTCTGGGAAGAGTTCATTTGCTAGGTGCTTCCCATTGATGAAGCAGAGTTGTGTTGAGAATAAGAAAAATCCATTGGTGTTCAATGGGCAATATGTTGATTTTGGGGATTATAATACGGCAAAATCAATGTTTGGTGGGGATATATTTGTGAGTTTTAGTATAAATCCAAAAGATATAGAATCTGAAATTATCCCTAGTTATTTGTTTGACTATGTTGGTGAGGAGTGTCTTTCATATAGAATTAAATTTTCAGCAACTGGTGAAAGGGATAATTATATAAGTAAGATTTGTATTTCTTCGAAAAGTTATAAAATATCTCTAACAGTATCTGAATCTCTTCGAATAAGAGAAGCTAAGATAAACGGTATTGATTGTAGTGAGTTCCTGTCTGAGTTTTCAATCGTACCAGGGATGATAGTCCCGATGCTGTGTGAAGGTAAACGTAGGGTGCCTTTTATGTGGCTTAGTGAAACGAGTACGCCTGTCAAGGCGTTTGTGGATATTGTTAGAGAGCATTGTCATCAAAGGGTATCAAAGGGTTCAATATTAAGCATGATATATAAATTCACGCCAGTGAGTAATCGTGAGATTTTAGATTTTCTTAAGGGGTACGAGCTGGGACAGGTGTGGCGCAGTAAGGTTCAGGGTTGGACAGTTAAAAAGTTGGAGTTTCTTAGAATACGGAAAATACTCCTGTCGGTATATGCTTTTCGATTTATGGCGCATGCTCGTGTCACCTTTGAACTGGCTATGGATAATGTAGAATACCTGGCACCGCTTCGCGCAATGGTTCAGCGGTATTATAGATTCGATGATTCACCAGTTTTTCGCGTGAGTCACGATGGTAGTAATGTTGCCCTATTTTTTCATGGAATGAGTGATGAGGATAGGGAAAAGTTTACTAATTGGACACAGAAGTACTTTAAAATACAGTTTGCGTCACATAGTGCGTATGGGCATGTTTCGTTGTTTGTTTCTTTGGATGGTGAGACTCCTCAGAATGTTGTTGATAGTGGATTTGGCTATTCTCAGGTATTGCCGGTGTTGTTGCAAATGTGGTCCACGCTTAGGCCAGATAAGCGAAGCACATTTAAGGGGAGGGTTAAGAAGATTATAGTGATTGAACAGCCAGAACTGCATATGCATCCGTGTATGGAGTCTCTCTTTGCTGATGTTGTTTTCACGCTTGCGAAGAGTCAGGACTCGCATTTTATGCCGCATTTTATTATTGAGACGCATAGTAAGGAGATTGTTAACAGAATTGGAGAGAATATTGTCTCATCACCCCAGATGGCTAGTGAGGTGGCGCTCTTGCTTTTTGAGAAAAAAGAAAATGGGAAGTCTGCGGTCACCCGTACGGAGTATTCTGCGGAGGGGTATATTAAGGATTGGCCCGTAGGGTTTTTGAGCGCTGAATAA
- a CDS encoding DUF6198 family protein, whose translation MDRTKALKRYLFFGCSLFLCAFGIALVTNARLGTTPITSVPYVLSLLSGLSLGLLTLLVNIVFVALQMLVMREGLSRKYLVQMPVVMVFSVFIDIAMALTKFLPLDGYPLQMAAVVVGSAILGLGIAFEIVCQVGILPGEGLVVAIAYRTRLAVGNVKTLFDCGHVVVAVVLSLIFAGTVLGLREGTVVSALLVGNFVRLSGPLAQRSTRLWTA comes from the coding sequence ATGGATAGAACAAAAGCCTTGAAAAGATACCTGTTCTTCGGATGTTCGCTGTTTCTGTGCGCCTTCGGCATCGCCCTGGTCACCAACGCCCGGCTGGGCACCACCCCCATCACCAGCGTGCCGTACGTGCTGTCGCTGCTGTCGGGCCTGTCGCTGGGCCTGCTTACCCTGCTGGTGAACATTGTGTTCGTTGCCCTGCAAATGCTGGTGATGCGCGAAGGACTGTCGCGCAAGTACCTGGTGCAGATGCCCGTGGTGATGGTGTTCAGCGTGTTCATCGACATCGCCATGGCCCTGACGAAGTTTCTGCCGTTGGACGGCTACCCGTTGCAGATGGCGGCTGTGGTCGTGGGCAGCGCCATCCTGGGGCTGGGCATCGCCTTCGAGATCGTCTGCCAGGTTGGCATACTGCCCGGCGAAGGGCTGGTGGTGGCCATCGCCTACCGCACGCGGCTGGCCGTGGGCAACGTGAAGACCCTGTTCGACTGCGGCCACGTGGTGGTGGCTGTCGTCCTTAGCCTGATATTCGCGGGCACGGTGCTGGGGCTGCGCGAGGGCACGGTGGTTTCCGCCCTGCTGGTGGGCAACTTCGTGCGGCTGAGCGGGCCGCTGGCCCAGCGGTCCACGCGGTTGTGGACGGCGTAG
- a CDS encoding type II toxin-antitoxin system RelE/ParE family toxin, translating to MNTFFRTDVFAKWLNGLKDMAGKARILVRIRSAEAGNFGDCEPVGEGVSEMRIHAGPGYRVYFTRRGETIYLLLAGGDKSSQKRDIVLAKRLARELEDSHD from the coding sequence ATGAACACGTTCTTCCGCACGGATGTTTTCGCCAAGTGGCTGAACGGCCTCAAGGACATGGCGGGAAAGGCCCGGATACTCGTGCGGATACGGTCGGCTGAGGCGGGCAACTTCGGTGACTGCGAACCGGTAGGCGAGGGCGTCTCCGAAATGCGCATTCACGCGGGACCGGGATACCGGGTCTACTTCACTCGCCGGGGCGAGACGATCTACCTGCTGCTCGCGGGTGGCGACAAGTCCAGCCAGAAGCGTGATATCGTGCTTGCCAAGAGGCTGGCGCGGGAATTGGAGGATAGCCATGACTAA